In Calditrichota bacterium, a single genomic region encodes these proteins:
- a CDS encoding DUF2085 domain-containing protein — translation MEPLSRKQELIYYIFLVGVILWCGLILLAPYLASRGHSFSSGMIYFFFSKVCHQMASRSFFIFGHQLAVCSRCTGIYFGFFASTLFFFLLIKMKKFSHISPRVLLVAVFALIFDFAVGFTGVGNNTMTSRFVTGFLTGAIALFFVLPGALELGKKLSTKNKK, via the coding sequence ATGGAACCGCTATCCCGAAAGCAAGAGCTAATCTATTACATTTTCCTCGTCGGCGTGATTTTATGGTGCGGCTTGATTTTGCTGGCGCCTTATCTTGCCTCGCGCGGTCATTCATTTTCTTCAGGAATGATTTATTTTTTCTTCTCCAAAGTTTGCCATCAAATGGCTTCTCGATCATTTTTTATTTTCGGTCATCAATTGGCGGTTTGCTCGCGATGTACGGGAATTTATTTCGGCTTTTTTGCCTCGACTTTATTTTTCTTTCTGCTGATAAAAATGAAAAAATTTTCCCATATTTCCCCTCGGGTTTTGCTAGTTGCCGTTTTTGCATTAATCTTTGATTTCGCAGTGGGATTCACCGGAGTGGGAAATAACACCATGACGAGTCGCTTCGTTACCGGTTTTTTGACCGGAGCAATTGCCTTATTTTTTGTGTTGCCGGGAGCGCTGGAATTGGGAAAAAAATTGTCAACTAAAAATAAAAAATGA